From the genome of Mastomys coucha isolate ucsf_1 unplaced genomic scaffold, UCSF_Mcou_1 pScaffold6, whole genome shotgun sequence, one region includes:
- the Zbtb42 gene encoding zinc finger and BTB domain-containing protein 42 isoform X2 yields the protein MYEGRLDLHSLPVEDVLAAASYLHMYDIVKVCKGRLRKKDPDLETRTLGTELPGQPPHPLPSWSPASCQATPEAKPSSVGVKAAHPLPTLGPACWQVAEESSGALDLSMKPSPRPEQVHPPCLHQTSLCSSIQQGDQPLVKAEKDSFSEPDSSSPQSADRSPHPVCASAAQGLAVDLEPLHIQGTGSQQLGLHAEPEVDGEELGPSRHLCICPLCCKLFPSTHALQLHLSAHFRERDSVRTRLSPEGSVPTCPLCSKTFSCTYTLKRHERTHSGEKPYTCMQCGKSFQYSHNLSRHAVVHTREKPHACRWCDRRFTQSGDLYRHVRKFHYGLVKPLLV from the coding sequence ATGTACGAGGGCCGCCTGGACCTGCACAGTCTACCTGTCGAGGACGTCTTGGCTGCCGCCAGCTACCTACACATGTATGACATCGTCAAGGTCTGCAAGGGCAGGCTCAGAAAGAAGGACCCAGACCTGGAGACCCGTACGCTGGGAACAGAGCTTCCTGGGCAGCCACCACACCCCCTGCCTTCCTGGTCCCCTGCCTCCTGCCAAGCCACACCAGAGGCCAAACCCTCATCTGTAGGGGTCAAGGCTGCCCATCCTCTGCCAACACTTGGACCTGCATGTTGGCAGGTTGCAGAGGAGTCAAGTGGCGCCCTGGACCTGTCAATGAAGCCTAGCCCAAGACCGGAGCAAGTCCACCCGCCCTGTCTCCACCAGACATCCCTCTGCAGCTCCATACAGCAAGGGGACCAGCCTCTGGTGAAGGCTGAGAAAGATTCGTTCTCAGAACCAGATAGCAGCAGCCCGCAGAGCGCGGACAGATCCCCACATCCAGTCTGTGCTTCTGCAGCCCAGGGCCTGGCAGTAGACTTGGAGCCACTGCATATCCAAGGGACAGGCAGCCAGCAGCTTGGGCTGCATGCAGAGCCAGAGGTGGACGGTGAAGAGCTGGGTCCCAGCAGGCACCTTTGCATTTGTCCGCTGTGCTGCAAGCTGTTCCCTAGCACCCACGCACTGCAGCTGCATCTCAGCGCCCACTTCCGAGAGCGGGACAGTGTCCGTACCAGGCTCTCCCCCGAGGGGTCCGTGCCCACATGCCCACTCTGCAGCAAGACCTTCTCCTGCACATACACGCTGAAGAGGCATGAACGGACACACTCTGGGGAGAAGCcctatacatgcatgcagtgcgGCAAGAGCTTCCAGTACTCACACAACTTAAGCCGGCACGCTGTGGTCCACACACGGGAGAAGCCCCATGCCTGCCGCTGGTGTGACCGCCGATTCACACAGTCTGGTGACCTGTATCGCCATGTCCGCAAGTTCCACTATGGCCTGGTCAAGCCCTTGCTTGTGTGA
- the Zbtb42 gene encoding zinc finger and BTB domain-containing protein 42 isoform X1 has product MEFPEHGVRLLGRLRQQRELGFLCDCTVLVGDARFPAHRAVLAACSVYFHLFYRDQPASSRDTVRLNGDIVTVPAFSRLLDFMYEGRLDLHSLPVEDVLAAASYLHMYDIVKVCKGRLRKKDPDLETRTLGTELPGQPPHPLPSWSPASCQATPEAKPSSVGVKAAHPLPTLGPACWQVAEESSGALDLSMKPSPRPEQVHPPCLHQTSLCSSIQQGDQPLVKAEKDSFSEPDSSSPQSADRSPHPVCASAAQGLAVDLEPLHIQGTGSQQLGLHAEPEVDGEELGPSRHLCICPLCCKLFPSTHALQLHLSAHFRERDSVRTRLSPEGSVPTCPLCSKTFSCTYTLKRHERTHSGEKPYTCMQCGKSFQYSHNLSRHAVVHTREKPHACRWCDRRFTQSGDLYRHVRKFHYGLVKPLLV; this is encoded by the coding sequence ATGGAGTTCCCGGAGCACGGCGTACGGCTGCTGGGCCGCCTGAGGCAGCAGCGCGAGCTGGGGTTCCTGTGCGACTGCACTGTCCTGGTGGGCGACGCGCGCTTCCCTGCGCACCGCGCGGTGCTGGCCGCGTGCAGTGTCTACTTCCATCTCTTCTACAGGGACCAGCCCGCGAGCAGCCGCGACACGGTGCGGCTCAACGGCGACATCGTCACGGTACCCGCTTTCAGCCGCCTGCTGGACTTCATGTACGAGGGCCGCCTGGACCTGCACAGTCTACCTGTCGAGGACGTCTTGGCTGCCGCCAGCTACCTACACATGTATGACATCGTCAAGGTCTGCAAGGGCAGGCTCAGAAAGAAGGACCCAGACCTGGAGACCCGTACGCTGGGAACAGAGCTTCCTGGGCAGCCACCACACCCCCTGCCTTCCTGGTCCCCTGCCTCCTGCCAAGCCACACCAGAGGCCAAACCCTCATCTGTAGGGGTCAAGGCTGCCCATCCTCTGCCAACACTTGGACCTGCATGTTGGCAGGTTGCAGAGGAGTCAAGTGGCGCCCTGGACCTGTCAATGAAGCCTAGCCCAAGACCGGAGCAAGTCCACCCGCCCTGTCTCCACCAGACATCCCTCTGCAGCTCCATACAGCAAGGGGACCAGCCTCTGGTGAAGGCTGAGAAAGATTCGTTCTCAGAACCAGATAGCAGCAGCCCGCAGAGCGCGGACAGATCCCCACATCCAGTCTGTGCTTCTGCAGCCCAGGGCCTGGCAGTAGACTTGGAGCCACTGCATATCCAAGGGACAGGCAGCCAGCAGCTTGGGCTGCATGCAGAGCCAGAGGTGGACGGTGAAGAGCTGGGTCCCAGCAGGCACCTTTGCATTTGTCCGCTGTGCTGCAAGCTGTTCCCTAGCACCCACGCACTGCAGCTGCATCTCAGCGCCCACTTCCGAGAGCGGGACAGTGTCCGTACCAGGCTCTCCCCCGAGGGGTCCGTGCCCACATGCCCACTCTGCAGCAAGACCTTCTCCTGCACATACACGCTGAAGAGGCATGAACGGACACACTCTGGGGAGAAGCcctatacatgcatgcagtgcgGCAAGAGCTTCCAGTACTCACACAACTTAAGCCGGCACGCTGTGGTCCACACACGGGAGAAGCCCCATGCCTGCCGCTGGTGTGACCGCCGATTCACACAGTCTGGTGACCTGTATCGCCATGTCCGCAAGTTCCACTATGGCCTGGTCAAGCCCTTGCTTGTGTGA
- the Akt1 gene encoding RAC-alpha serine/threonine-protein kinase: MNDVAIVKEGWLHKRGEYIKTWRPRYFLLKNDGTFIGYKERPQDVEQRESPLNNFSVAQCQLMKTERPRPNTFIIRCLQWTTVIERTFHVETPEEREEWTTAIQTVADGLKRQEEETMDFRSGSPSDNSGAEEMEVSLAKPKHRVTMNEFEYLKLLGKGTFGKVILVKEKATGRYYAMKILKKEVIVAKDEVAHTLTENRVLQNSRHPFLTALKYSFQTHDRLCFVMEYANGGELFFHLSRERVFSEDRARFYGAEIVSALDYLHSEKNVVYRDLKLENLMLDKDGHIKITDFGLCKEGIKDGATMKTFCGTPEYLAPEVLEDNDYGRAVDWWGLGVVMYEMMCGRLPFYNQDHEKLFELILMEEIRFPRTLGPEAKSLLSGLLKKDPTQRLGGGSEDAKEIMQHRFFANIVWQDVYEKKLSPPFKPQVTSETDTRYFDEEFTAQMITITPPDQDDSMECVDSERRPHFPQFSYSASGTA; encoded by the exons ATGAACGACGTCGCCATTGTGAAGGAGGGCTGGCTGCACAAACGAG GGGAGTATATTAAAACCTGGCGGCCACGCTACTTCCTCCTCAAGAATGATGGCACCTTTATTGGCTACAAGGAACGGCCTCAGGATGTGGAGCAGCGAGAGTCCCCACTCAACAACTTCTCAGTGGCAC AATGCCAGCTGATGAAGACAGAGCGGCCAAGGCCCAACACTTTCATTATCCGCTGCCTGCAGTGGACCACAGTTATTGAGCGTACCTTCCATGTGGAAACACCTGAGGAGCG GGAAGAGTGGACCACCGCCATTCAGACTGTGGCTGATGGACTcaaaaggcaggaggaagagacgATGGACTTCCGATCAGGCTCACCTAGTGACaactcaggggctgaagagatggaggTGTCCCTAGCCAAGCCCAAGCACCGTGTG ACCATGAACGAGTTTGAGTACCTGAAGCTACTGGGCAAGGGCACCTTTGGGAAGGTGATCCTGGTGAAGGAGAAGGCCACAGGCCGCTACTATGCCATGAAGATCCTCAAGAAGGAGGTCATCGTTGCCAAG GATGAGGTTGCCCACACGCTCACTGAGAACCGTGTCCTGCAGAACTCTAGGCACCCCTTTCTCACG GCTCTCAAGTACTCATTCCAGACCCACGACCGCCTCTGCTTTGTCATGGAGTATGCCAACGGGGGTGAG CTCTTCTTCCACCTGTCTCGAGAGCGCGTGTTCTCAGAGGACCGGGCCCGCTTCTATGGTGCGGAGATTGTGTCTGCCCTGGACTACTTGCACTCGGAGAAGAACGTGGTGTACCGGGACCTGAAG CTGGAGAACCTCATGCTGGACAAGGACGGGCACATCAAGATAACGGACTTCGGGCTGTGCAAGGAGGGCATCAAGGATGGCGCCACTATGAAGACATTCTGCGGAACACCTGAGTACCTGGCCCCCGAG GTGCTGGAGGACAACGACTATGGCCGTGCAGTGGACTGGTGGGGGCTGGGCGTGGTCATGTATGAGATGATGTGCGGCCGCCTACCCTTCTACAACCAAGACCACGAGAAGCTGTTCGAGCTCATCCTGATGGAGGAGATCCGCTTCCCACGCACACTCGGCCCTGAGGCCAAGTCCCTGCTCTCTGGGCTGCTCAAAAAGGACCCTACACAGAG GCTTGGTGGGGGCTCGGAGGATGCCAAGGAGATCATGCAGCACCGATTCTTTGCCAACATCGTGTGGCAGGATGTGTATGAGAAGAAG CTGAGCCCGCCTTTCAAGCCCCAGGTCACCTCTGAGACCGACACCAGGTATTTCGATGAGGAGTTCACAGCTCAGATGATCACCATCACACCGCCTGATCAAG ATGACAGCATGGAGTGTGTGGACAGTGAGCGGAGGCCGCACTTCCCCCAGTTCTCCTACTCAGCCAGTGGCACAGCCTGA